Proteins encoded in a region of the Chryseobacterium piperi genome:
- a CDS encoding 2'-5' RNA ligase family protein, producing MKKLYFIAIYPPQQIIDEIKFFKQDLFINYHNSKAIKNDAHITLFPPFSREIELESDILTAFNKIDTNLSPFEVELNGFGSFPNPKNPVLFVHPVPNENLTALHHRVKQHFNFMKYSFTPHMTVGYRDLSYENYLKAWEIYKEKTYKTKFIVDKILVLRHDGRWVPIAQKELK from the coding sequence ATGAAAAAATTGTATTTCATAGCCATCTATCCCCCTCAACAGATCATTGACGAGATCAAATTTTTTAAACAGGATCTGTTTATAAATTATCATAATTCAAAGGCTATTAAAAATGATGCACACATCACCTTATTTCCTCCTTTTTCAAGGGAAATTGAGCTGGAAAGTGACATCCTTACGGCATTTAATAAAATTGATACAAACCTTTCACCTTTTGAAGTTGAGCTGAACGGATTTGGAAGTTTCCCCAATCCTAAAAATCCTGTATTATTTGTTCATCCAGTGCCTAATGAGAATTTGACAGCACTTCACCATAGAGTAAAACAACATTTTAATTTTATGAAATATTCTTTTACTCCTCATATGACAGTTGGCTACAGAGATTTAAGTTACGAGAACTACCTGAAAGCATGGGAGATTTACAAAGAGAAAACTTACAAAACTAAATTCATAGTTGATAAAATATTAGTTCTTCGCCATGACGGAAGATGGGTTCCTATAGCACAAAAAGAATTAAAATAA
- a CDS encoding peptidase M64 domain-containing protein — translation MKKTLLLLLISTFCFSQTFQTVALLNNGSNDNRINIAVLGDGFTSAQQNNFVSSAQSTINYLFTKSPYTEYKNYFNAYAVKVVSTQTGVKHPGTATDVTEPVIPVSNPNNYLGSSFDFGVHRCIYSNTTNKVAQVLAANVPDYDITYVLGNSTEYGGCGGTYAFASLNGAANEIVVHELGHSFGKLADEYWFAGTGESPNKTQNSNTATIKWKNWLGLNSVGVYPYTESPSWYRPHQNCEMRYLDRQFCSVCKEAIIERIHSLVSPIDSYTPANSSTLNGNAAATFTVNEVLPIPNTLVNSWMLNGTTLSSTSNSLTVSPGQLNNGTNTLIFSVTDNSPLIKVTNHNTVHLATITWKLNKSSTLRISEVKAEERRFSIYPNPAENEFYIRGKQSFSKNVKVALYDGAGRMIPVKFEMKDSSTIWVGIQTIPTGTYTLSVMEDEGLIISQKIVKE, via the coding sequence ATGAAAAAAACTTTACTTTTATTACTTATCAGTACCTTCTGTTTTTCCCAGACTTTTCAAACAGTAGCGCTGCTCAATAATGGTTCTAATGATAACCGCATTAATATTGCGGTTTTAGGTGATGGGTTTACTTCAGCACAACAAAATAATTTTGTGTCGTCAGCACAATCGACGATTAATTATCTTTTTACCAAAAGCCCTTATACAGAATATAAAAATTATTTTAATGCCTATGCTGTAAAAGTTGTTTCGACCCAGACTGGTGTGAAGCATCCCGGAACAGCAACAGATGTTACGGAACCCGTAATTCCTGTTTCCAATCCTAATAATTATTTAGGCTCTTCTTTTGACTTTGGGGTTCACCGATGCATTTACAGCAATACGACCAATAAGGTAGCACAGGTACTGGCAGCAAATGTACCGGATTATGATATTACTTATGTTCTCGGAAACTCTACAGAATATGGAGGTTGTGGCGGAACATATGCATTTGCATCCTTAAACGGGGCTGCGAATGAAATTGTCGTTCACGAGCTGGGTCACTCATTCGGAAAACTTGCTGATGAATACTGGTTTGCAGGAACTGGAGAATCTCCCAATAAGACTCAAAATTCTAATACCGCAACGATCAAATGGAAAAACTGGCTTGGACTGAATAGCGTTGGAGTATATCCTTATACTGAAAGCCCTTCATGGTACCGTCCGCATCAGAATTGTGAAATGAGATATTTAGACAGACAATTCTGTTCTGTATGTAAAGAGGCCATTATTGAAAGAATACATTCCCTGGTTTCTCCAATAGATTCTTATACACCAGCGAATAGTAGTACCTTGAACGGAAATGCTGCCGCTACATTTACAGTGAATGAAGTTTTGCCTATTCCTAATACATTGGTCAACTCATGGATGCTTAATGGAACTACTCTTTCTTCAACCAGCAATTCCTTGACCGTTTCTCCGGGGCAGTTAAATAACGGTACTAATACCCTTATTTTTTCGGTAACGGATAACAGCCCATTAATAAAAGTTACTAATCATAATACAGTTCATTTGGCAACCATAACTTGGAAATTGAATAAATCCTCTACATTGAGAATATCTGAAGTTAAAGCCGAAGAAAGGAGATTTAGTATTTATCCAAATCCTGCTGAAAATGAATTTTACATCCGAGGTAAACAGAGTTTTTCTAAAAATGTAAAAGTAGCATTGTATGACGGAGCAGGTAGAATGATTCCTGTGAAGTTTGAAATGAAGGATTCTTCAACCATCTGGGTAGGTATTCAAACGATTCCGACAGGGACTTATACTTTAAGTGTTATGGAAGACGAAGGTCTTATTATTTCTCAGAAAATCGTAAAAGAATAA
- a CDS encoding serine hydrolase domain-containing protein translates to MLKISNLLLTLLVIVFSLTACKNTPEPIDTINRNAIVDSAITAFEKKLLASQIDSIFKKYNFNGSVGVFKDSVQLYQKENGFSNFENKTKINNNTIFAIGSVSKQFTAVLILLQAEQGQLNTEDKVSKYLKEFQTKEYENITIHQLLNHTSGLNMFGGRLLFKSGTGFFYSNDGFNALGKIVEKVTGKTYDENVLQLFSKTGMSNSSTGTSFNGNGKNFASAYLGTEKNAEKVPNMPKRLGGKEIGTPAGGILSTIQDLQIWNHALYGGKIIKPETLNRFISKSSERQHAVFGKMGYGYGIMMNIGKPVSYFHSGYIKGSPSLNIYYPETKTSVIILSNIADESKGKNSIFKPHIEIKKATDAIENTVIDLKKEMINTVPENSTKLLP, encoded by the coding sequence ATGTTGAAAATTTCCAATCTATTACTGACTTTATTAGTCATTGTTTTCTCTTTAACCGCTTGTAAGAATACTCCGGAACCTATTGATACTATTAACAGAAATGCGATTGTAGATTCAGCTATTACAGCATTTGAGAAAAAATTGCTAGCCAGCCAGATTGATTCTATATTTAAAAAATATAACTTTAATGGAAGTGTCGGTGTTTTCAAAGATTCGGTTCAACTGTATCAAAAAGAAAACGGATTTTCTAATTTTGAAAATAAAACCAAGATCAACAACAATACAATTTTTGCTATCGGCTCTGTAAGCAAGCAATTTACTGCGGTTCTCATCCTGCTTCAGGCAGAACAAGGCCAATTAAATACAGAGGATAAGGTTTCAAAGTATCTAAAGGAATTCCAGACCAAAGAATATGAAAATATTACTATTCATCAACTTTTAAACCACACATCAGGATTGAATATGTTCGGAGGAAGGTTACTTTTCAAAAGTGGAACAGGTTTTTTCTACTCCAATGATGGCTTTAATGCATTAGGAAAAATCGTTGAGAAGGTTACCGGGAAAACGTATGATGAGAATGTCCTACAATTATTTTCAAAAACCGGAATGAGCAATTCTTCAACAGGAACCTCATTTAATGGCAATGGTAAAAACTTCGCAAGCGCTTATCTTGGAACTGAAAAAAATGCAGAGAAAGTGCCTAACATGCCTAAGAGACTGGGCGGAAAAGAAATCGGAACACCTGCGGGTGGTATTCTTTCTACAATACAGGATCTCCAAATCTGGAACCACGCTTTATACGGAGGAAAGATCATTAAACCGGAAACCCTTAATAGATTTATCTCCAAGAGCTCAGAAAGACAACATGCCGTGTTTGGTAAAATGGGATATGGATATGGTATTATGATGAATATCGGAAAACCTGTTTCTTATTTCCACAGTGGATATATTAAAGGCTCCCCATCCCTTAATATTTACTATCCCGAAACTAAAACCTCAGTGATTATACTTTCTAATATTGCCGATGAGTCCAAAGGGAAAAACTCAATCTTTAAACCTCATATTGAAATAAAGAAAGCAACGGACGCTATTGAAAATACAGTCATTGATCTGAAAAAAGAAATGATCAACACGGTTCCTGAAAATAGCACTAAATTGCTTCCATGA